In one window of Leifsonia sp. NPDC080035 DNA:
- a CDS encoding SDR family oxidoreductase — MSRIAIVGAHGKVAQQLMRVLYDRGDDFVGLVRADEHAEDVYRLGGQGVLLDIERADTDAIAAAFEGCDAVVFTAGAGAGSGIERKRTVDYEGSVKSAEAAAKAGIRRFVQVSAWGVDAPLPEDTEPVWRAYVEAKRDADARLRESGLDWTILRPGGLTFDEGTGRVQLGESVPRGSIAREDVALLIAVCLDEPASIGRTWEAVSGDTPIEEAVRSLTAAP, encoded by the coding sequence ATGTCACGAATCGCGATCGTCGGAGCCCACGGAAAAGTCGCCCAGCAGCTCATGCGGGTGCTGTACGACCGAGGGGACGACTTCGTCGGCCTGGTCCGGGCCGACGAACACGCGGAAGACGTGTACCGGCTGGGCGGCCAGGGCGTGCTCCTGGACATCGAGCGCGCCGACACGGACGCCATCGCCGCCGCGTTCGAGGGCTGCGACGCAGTCGTGTTCACCGCCGGAGCCGGCGCCGGGTCCGGCATCGAGCGCAAGCGCACCGTCGACTACGAGGGCTCGGTGAAGTCGGCCGAGGCCGCGGCGAAGGCGGGCATCCGCCGGTTCGTCCAGGTCTCGGCGTGGGGCGTCGACGCCCCCCTCCCGGAGGACACGGAGCCGGTCTGGCGCGCCTACGTCGAGGCCAAGCGGGATGCGGACGCCCGGCTGCGCGAGTCCGGCCTCGACTGGACCATCCTGCGACCGGGCGGGCTCACCTTCGACGAGGGCACCGGGCGCGTGCAGCTCGGCGAGAGCGTCCCGCGTGGCTCGATCGCGCGCGAGGACGTCGCGCTCCTGATCGCCGTCTGCCTGGACGAGCCGGCGAGCATCGGCAGGACCTGGGAGGCCGTCTCCGGTGACACCCCGATCGAGGAGGCGGTGCGGTCGCTGACCGCTGCGCCGTAG
- a CDS encoding DUF6412 domain-containing protein yields the protein MSAVLELIGRVFASAVTPSTLSPSGLVALAGLVGAIGIVAAIATAAVRSVAALAASLRVRASWSTPAEPPAGWLVESEADPDADGHPRPRAPGILLPAV from the coding sequence ATGTCGGCGGTACTGGAGCTCATCGGGCGCGTCTTCGCGTCCGCTGTCACGCCGTCGACGCTCTCGCCCTCCGGGCTCGTCGCCCTCGCCGGTCTCGTCGGTGCCATCGGCATCGTCGCGGCGATCGCGACGGCCGCGGTCCGCTCGGTCGCCGCGCTGGCGGCCTCGCTGCGCGTGCGCGCGTCCTGGTCGACGCCCGCCGAGCCGCCCGCGGGCTGGCTTGTGGAGAGCGAAGCCGATCCGGACGCGGACGGCCACCCCCGCCCGAGGGCACCGGGCATCCTGCTGCCGGCCGTGTGA